One window of the Klebsiella oxytoca genome contains the following:
- a CDS encoding Lrp/AsnC family transcriptional regulator, with translation MLDKIDRKLLSLLQNDCTLSLQALADAVNLTTTPCWKRLKRLEDEGILRGRVALLDAEKVGLGLTAFVLIKTQHHSSDWYCRFVSEVTQMAEVLGFWRMAGEYDYLLRVQVADMKNYDNFYKRLVNSVPGLSDVTSSFAMEQIKYTTALPID, from the coding sequence ATGTTAGATAAAATTGACCGTAAGCTGCTCTCACTACTGCAAAACGATTGTACCCTCTCTTTGCAGGCGCTGGCTGATGCCGTTAATCTGACTACCACGCCCTGCTGGAAGCGTCTGAAACGACTGGAAGACGAAGGGATCCTTCGCGGGCGAGTGGCTCTACTGGATGCGGAAAAAGTCGGTCTGGGGCTGACGGCTTTTGTGCTGATTAAAACCCAGCACCACAGTAGCGACTGGTATTGCCGGTTCGTCAGCGAGGTCACGCAAATGGCGGAGGTGCTCGGCTTCTGGCGCATGGCGGGCGAATATGATTATCTGCTGCGGGTCCAGGTCGCGGATATGAAGAACTATGATAATTTTTATAAACGCCTCGTTAACAGCGTGCCGGGTCTCTCGGATGTGACTTCGAGTTTTGCCATGGAACAGATAAAATACACCACAGCCTTGCCTATTGATTAA
- the glnK gene encoding P-II family nitrogen regulator: MKLVTVVIKPFKLEDVREALSSIGIQGLTVTEVKGFGRQKGHAELYRGAEYSVNFLPKVKIDVAIADDQLDEVVDVISKAAYTGKIGDGKIFVAELQRVIRIRTGESDEAAL; this comes from the coding sequence ATGAAGCTGGTTACCGTGGTAATCAAACCATTCAAACTGGAAGATGTGCGCGAGGCATTATCTTCAATAGGCATTCAGGGCCTGACGGTCACTGAAGTTAAGGGCTTCGGCCGTCAGAAAGGCCACGCGGAGCTCTATCGCGGCGCCGAATACAGCGTCAATTTTCTGCCGAAAGTTAAGATTGACGTCGCGATTGCCGACGATCAGCTGGACGAAGTCGTCGATGTCATTAGTAAAGCGGCTTACACCGGAAAAATTGGCGATGGCAAAATCTTTGTCGCCGAGCTGCAGCGCGTCATTCGCATCCGTACCGGCGAATCTGACGAAGCGGCACTGTAA
- a CDS encoding MGMT family protein, with protein sequence MDSHDTFPQRVWQIVASIPEGYVATYGDVAQLAGSPRAARQVGGVLKRLPEGSTLPWHRVVNRHGTISLTGPDLQRQRQALLAEGVQVSGSGHIDLQRYRWIY encoded by the coding sequence ATGGATTCTCACGATACTTTTCCGCAGCGGGTCTGGCAGATTGTCGCCTCGATTCCTGAGGGGTACGTTGCCACCTACGGCGACGTTGCGCAGTTGGCCGGTTCACCGCGCGCGGCGCGGCAGGTCGGAGGGGTATTAAAACGTTTGCCTGAAGGTTCCACCCTCCCCTGGCATCGTGTTGTGAATCGCCACGGCACCATCTCCCTCACCGGGCCGGACCTGCAGCGCCAGCGGCAGGCGCTGCTGGCGGAAGGCGTTCAGGTTTCAGGCAGCGGTCATATTGATCTGCAGCGCTACCGCTGGATTTATTAG
- a CDS encoding SmdA family multidrug ABC transporter permease/ATP-binding protein, with amino-acid sequence MRLFAQLSWYFRREWRRYLGAIALLIIIAILQLVPPKVVGIVVDGVTKQHYTAEKVWMWIGLLVVIAVMVYLLRYVWRVLLFGASYQLAVELREDFYRQLSRQHPAFYLRHRTGDLIARATNDVDRVVFAAGEGVLTLVDSLVMGCAVLIVMSTQISWQLTLLALLPMPLMALAIKRNGDALHERFRVAQAAFSSLNDRTQESLTSIRMIKAFGLEDRQSALFAADAADTGAKNMRVARIDARFDPTIYIAIGTANLLAIGGGSWMVIQGSLTLGQLTSFVMYLGLMIWPMLALAWMFNIVERGSAAYARIRTMLEEAPVVNDGSEPTPEGRGTLSVAVGEFVYPQANKPSLEKVNFTLQPGQMLGICGPTGSGKSTILALIQRHFDVTEGDIRFHNVPLTRLQLDSWRARLAVVNQTPFLFSDTVASNIALGKPDATQEQIEHVARLASVHEDILRLPQGYNTEVGERGVMLSGGQKQRISIARALLLEAEILILDDALSAVDGRTEHQILHNLRQWGEGRTVIISAHRLSALTEASEILVMQHGHVAQRGRHDSLAAQSGWYRDMYRYQQLEAALDDIPLQDEEAAGA; translated from the coding sequence TTGCGATTATTTGCTCAACTTAGCTGGTATTTTCGCCGGGAGTGGCGTCGTTACCTCGGCGCTATTGCTCTGCTGATCATCATTGCCATCCTGCAACTGGTGCCACCGAAAGTGGTGGGCATTGTGGTTGATGGCGTCACTAAGCAACATTACACCGCCGAAAAGGTGTGGATGTGGATCGGCCTGCTGGTCGTTATTGCGGTGATGGTCTACCTGCTGCGCTATGTCTGGCGCGTGCTGCTGTTCGGCGCGTCTTATCAGCTGGCCGTCGAGCTGCGTGAGGATTTCTATCGCCAGCTCAGCCGTCAGCATCCGGCGTTTTATCTGCGCCATCGTACCGGCGATCTGATCGCTCGCGCCACCAACGACGTCGACCGGGTGGTGTTTGCTGCCGGCGAGGGCGTTTTAACGCTGGTGGACTCTCTGGTAATGGGCTGCGCGGTGCTGATTGTCATGTCGACGCAAATCAGCTGGCAGTTAACCCTACTGGCGCTGCTGCCGATGCCGCTTATGGCGCTGGCGATTAAGCGTAACGGCGATGCGCTACACGAGCGTTTTCGCGTTGCTCAGGCAGCGTTCTCCAGCCTGAACGATCGGACTCAGGAGAGCCTGACCAGCATCCGCATGATCAAAGCCTTCGGCCTTGAAGATCGGCAATCGGCGCTGTTTGCCGCCGACGCCGCGGATACCGGGGCGAAAAACATGCGCGTGGCTCGCATTGATGCTCGCTTCGACCCGACGATTTATATCGCGATCGGTACCGCTAATCTGCTGGCTATCGGTGGCGGCAGCTGGATGGTGATCCAGGGCAGTCTGACTCTTGGCCAACTTACCAGCTTTGTGATGTACCTCGGCCTGATGATTTGGCCGATGCTGGCGCTGGCGTGGATGTTTAACATCGTTGAGCGCGGTAGCGCGGCCTATGCGCGCATTCGCACCATGCTGGAGGAGGCGCCGGTGGTAAACGACGGCAGCGAGCCAACGCCGGAAGGTCGCGGTACGCTTAGCGTCGCCGTTGGCGAGTTTGTCTATCCGCAGGCGAATAAACCCTCTCTGGAAAAGGTTAACTTTACGCTTCAGCCCGGGCAGATGCTGGGCATTTGCGGGCCGACAGGTTCCGGTAAGAGCACCATTCTGGCGCTGATTCAGCGCCATTTTGACGTGACCGAGGGCGACATTCGTTTCCACAACGTGCCCCTGACCCGGCTTCAGCTGGATAGCTGGCGTGCCCGCCTTGCGGTAGTCAATCAGACGCCGTTTCTGTTCTCCGATACCGTCGCCAGCAATATTGCCCTCGGTAAGCCGGACGCTACGCAGGAGCAAATTGAGCACGTTGCCCGGCTTGCCAGCGTGCATGAGGATATTCTGCGCCTGCCGCAGGGATATAACACCGAAGTGGGCGAGCGCGGCGTTATGCTTTCCGGTGGGCAAAAGCAGCGAATTTCCATCGCTCGCGCGCTGTTGCTGGAAGCGGAGATTCTTATTCTTGATGATGCGCTTTCGGCGGTGGATGGGCGAACGGAGCACCAGATTTTGCATAACCTGCGACAGTGGGGAGAGGGGCGGACGGTGATTATTAGTGCCCATCGCCTGTCGGCGCTGACCGAGGCCAGCGAAATTCTGGTGATGCAGCATGGTCATGTGGCCCAGCGTGGTCGCCACGACTCCCTGGCGGCGCAGTCCGGCTGGTATCGCGATATGTACCGTTATCAGCAGCTGGAAGCGGCGCTGGATGATATTCCGCTGCAAGATGAGGAGGCCGCCGGTGCGTAG
- the amtB gene encoding ammonium transporter AmtB, producing MKIATMKTGLGALALLPGLAMAAPAVADKADNAFMMICTALVLFMTIPGIALFYGGLIRGKNVLSMLTQVIVTFGLVCVLWVVYGYTLAFGTGGSFFGNFDWVLLKNIELKALMGSFYQYIHVAFQGSFACITVGLIVGALAERIRFSAVLIFVVVWMTLSYIPIAHMVWGGGLLASHGALDFAGGTVVHINAAVAGLVGAYMMGKRVGFGKEAFKPHNLPMVFTGTAILYVGWFGFNAGSASAANEIAGLAFVNTVVATAAAILAWTFGEWATRGKPSLLGACSGAIAGLVGITPACGYIGVGGSLIVGIAAGLAGLWGVTILKRWLRVDDPCDVFGVHGVCGIVGCILTGIFAATSLGGVGYAEGVTMGHQVLVQLESIAITIVWSGIVAFIGYKVADMTVGLRVPEEQEREGLDVNSHGENAYNA from the coding sequence ATGAAGATAGCAACAATGAAAACGGGTCTGGGAGCGCTGGCGCTTCTTCCGGGGCTGGCGATGGCCGCACCGGCGGTAGCCGATAAAGCCGATAACGCTTTTATGATGATTTGCACCGCGCTGGTGCTGTTTATGACGATTCCGGGTATCGCGCTGTTCTACGGCGGGCTGATCCGCGGCAAGAACGTTCTCTCTATGCTGACTCAGGTCATCGTGACCTTTGGTCTGGTCTGCGTACTGTGGGTCGTTTATGGCTACACGCTGGCCTTCGGTACCGGCGGCAGCTTCTTCGGTAACTTTGACTGGGTGCTGCTGAAGAATATTGAACTGAAAGCGCTGATGGGCAGCTTCTATCAGTATATCCACGTCGCCTTCCAGGGCTCATTTGCCTGTATCACCGTCGGCCTGATCGTTGGTGCGCTGGCTGAACGTATTCGCTTCTCCGCAGTACTGATTTTCGTTGTGGTATGGATGACGCTTTCTTATATCCCGATTGCGCATATGGTATGGGGCGGCGGCCTGCTGGCAAGCCACGGCGCGCTTGATTTCGCCGGTGGTACGGTGGTTCACATCAACGCCGCAGTAGCCGGACTGGTGGGGGCCTATATGATGGGCAAACGCGTCGGTTTTGGCAAAGAAGCGTTCAAACCGCATAACCTGCCGATGGTGTTCACCGGCACCGCTATCCTCTACGTTGGCTGGTTCGGATTCAACGCCGGTTCAGCAAGCGCGGCGAACGAAATTGCCGGCCTGGCGTTCGTTAATACCGTGGTGGCAACGGCGGCGGCTATTCTGGCGTGGACATTCGGCGAATGGGCGACCCGCGGCAAGCCTTCTCTGCTGGGCGCCTGTTCTGGGGCAATTGCTGGTCTGGTCGGCATCACTCCGGCATGTGGTTACATTGGCGTCGGTGGTTCTCTGATTGTGGGTATCGCCGCGGGTCTGGCGGGTCTGTGGGGCGTAACCATTCTGAAACGCTGGCTGCGCGTTGATGACCCTTGCGATGTGTTCGGCGTACACGGCGTTTGTGGGATCGTAGGTTGTATCCTGACCGGCATTTTCGCTGCAACCTCTCTGGGCGGCGTCGGCTACGCGGAAGGTGTGACCATGGGCCATCAGGTTCTGGTACAGCTGGAAAGTATCGCCATCACTATCGTCTGGTCCGGGATCGTGGCGTTTATTGGCTATAAAGTTGCCGATATGACCGTTGGTCTGCGCGTACCGGAAGAGCAGGAACGTGAAGGCCTCGACGTGAACAGCCACGGCGAAAACGCCTACAACGCTTGA
- the cof gene encoding HMP-PP phosphatase translates to MAKLAAFDMDGTLLMPDHRLGEKTLSTLKRLRDRDITLTFATGRHALEMRHVIGEFALDAFLITGNGTQGEELYRRDLAPDVAEEVLHSAWETTASMHFFNDGGWYTGREIPELLKAHVFSGFRYQLHDPKRMPAHQITKICFCGDHDDLRRLRIQLNEALGGRADLCFSAMDCLEVLPGGCNKGAALAVLSQHLGLTLQDCMAFGDAMNDLEMLGSVGRGVIMGNAMNQLKTELPHLPVIGDCRHQAVSHFLTHWLDNPDLPYSPE, encoded by the coding sequence ATGGCAAAACTGGCTGCATTTGATATGGACGGAACGCTGCTGATGCCGGATCATCGTCTGGGAGAAAAAACGCTCTCAACGCTGAAACGCCTGCGCGACCGCGATATTACCCTGACTTTCGCTACCGGCCGTCATGCCCTGGAAATGCGCCATGTTATTGGCGAGTTTGCTCTGGATGCGTTTTTAATCACCGGCAACGGGACGCAAGGTGAAGAGCTATATCGTCGCGATCTTGCTCCTGATGTTGCTGAAGAAGTGCTGCACAGCGCGTGGGAAACGACGGCCAGTATGCATTTCTTTAACGACGGCGGCTGGTACACCGGGCGGGAAATCCCTGAACTCCTGAAAGCACACGTCTTTAGCGGCTTTCGTTACCAGCTGCATGATCCAAAGCGAATGCCGGCGCATCAGATTACCAAAATTTGCTTCTGCGGCGATCATGACGATCTGCGTCGGCTGCGGATCCAGCTGAATGAAGCGCTGGGCGGGCGCGCGGATCTCTGCTTTTCGGCGATGGATTGCCTGGAAGTTCTGCCCGGCGGCTGTAACAAAGGCGCGGCGCTGGCGGTACTAAGCCAGCATCTTGGTCTGACACTGCAGGATTGTATGGCGTTTGGCGACGCCATGAACGATCTGGAAATGCTTGGCAGCGTAGGGCGCGGGGTGATTATGGGCAATGCGATGAATCAGCTGAAAACAGAACTCCCGCATCTACCGGTTATTGGCGACTGCCGCCATCAGGCCGTCTCCCATTTTTTGACTCATTGGCTGGATAATCCTGATCTTCCTTATTCCCCCGAATAA
- a CDS encoding PLP-dependent aminotransferase family protein, whose protein sequence is MSSRRFGSQSLVRLLGNWQESTSRTPIWRQLAEALRLLILDGRLPLETRLPGERELAAALNISRTTVASALGQLREEGYLYSRQGSGSRIALPERPVEVAAKTPDSLSVNLAIAALSAGPEIHQAFSQALKIMPQHLSNTGYDQQGLSLLREAIARRYSERGLPTRSDEVMIVNGALNGFALVLRLFTGPGDRVVVDAPTYPMAISAIQGASCRPVSVALPQQGWDCDGLAATIAQTAPRLAWLMPDFHNPTGRCMDSATRQRIADLAAQTRTTLVVDETMVDLWFDAPPPPPLAAFNPDAPVITIGSAGKSFWGGLRIGWIRASSRTIASLAQARDSLDLGSPLLEQLACCWLLENEKTLLPPRRAMLANRRDMCGELMKEYFPHWRFTLPEGGLSFWVELPGMLATLFSVRAESRGIHIGTGTRFGLAGAFDRYLRLPFTLSDEELRNAFNTLQPLWHSLTEQKESFRLRKII, encoded by the coding sequence ATGTCATCTCGTCGCTTTGGTTCACAGTCTCTGGTACGCCTGTTGGGCAACTGGCAGGAATCCACTTCTCGTACGCCTATCTGGCGCCAGCTGGCGGAAGCGCTGCGCTTGCTAATCCTCGATGGCCGCCTGCCGCTGGAAACCCGTCTGCCCGGCGAGCGTGAACTGGCGGCTGCGCTGAATATTAGCCGAACAACGGTTGCCAGTGCGCTGGGTCAACTACGGGAGGAGGGCTATCTCTATAGCCGCCAGGGAAGCGGTTCGCGTATCGCTTTGCCGGAACGGCCCGTAGAGGTTGCAGCCAAAACGCCGGATTCGCTCTCGGTGAATTTAGCCATTGCCGCACTCAGCGCCGGACCTGAAATCCATCAGGCCTTCAGCCAGGCCCTGAAGATCATGCCTCAGCACTTATCCAATACGGGTTACGATCAGCAAGGGTTGTCTCTCCTGCGCGAAGCGATCGCCCGCCGCTACAGCGAACGCGGACTGCCAACCCGCAGCGATGAAGTCATGATCGTCAACGGAGCGCTTAACGGCTTTGCGCTGGTTCTGCGCTTATTCACCGGGCCTGGCGATCGGGTGGTAGTGGATGCGCCAACTTATCCCATGGCGATCAGCGCGATTCAGGGTGCATCATGCCGTCCGGTTAGCGTTGCCCTGCCGCAGCAGGGATGGGATTGCGACGGCTTAGCGGCGACGATCGCCCAAACGGCCCCGCGTCTGGCCTGGTTAATGCCGGACTTTCATAATCCGACCGGCCGCTGTATGGACAGCGCCACGCGCCAGCGGATAGCAGACCTTGCCGCACAAACCCGCACCACTCTGGTAGTCGACGAGACGATGGTTGATTTATGGTTCGACGCGCCTCCGCCCCCTCCCTTAGCGGCATTTAATCCTGATGCCCCGGTAATCACCATCGGCTCTGCAGGCAAAAGCTTCTGGGGTGGCTTACGCATAGGCTGGATCCGCGCCTCCTCGCGAACCATTGCCTCGCTGGCCCAGGCCCGCGACTCGCTCGATCTCGGATCCCCGCTGCTGGAACAGCTGGCCTGCTGCTGGTTGCTTGAAAATGAGAAAACGCTATTACCGCCGCGGCGCGCCATGCTGGCAAACCGTCGTGATATGTGCGGTGAGCTCATGAAGGAATATTTTCCCCACTGGCGCTTTACGCTGCCGGAAGGAGGGCTCTCTTTTTGGGTTGAATTGCCAGGAATGCTGGCTACGCTCTTTTCCGTTCGTGCAGAAAGCCGTGGAATTCATATCGGGACGGGGACGCGGTTCGGCCTGGCCGGAGCATTTGATCGCTATTTGCGTTTGCCTTTTACGCTTTCCGATGAGGAACTACGCAACGCATTTAATACATTACAGCCGTTATGGCATAGCCTTACGGAACAAAAAGAGAGCTTTCGTCTGAGGAAAATCATCTAA
- a CDS encoding SmdB family multidrug efflux ABC transporter permease/ATP-binding protein, with the protein MRSFTELWPTLKRLLAYGSPWRKPLMLAVAIMWIAAVAEVSGPLLISYFIDNMVAKNSLPLKLVSGLAAAYIGLQLLAAGLHYCQALLFNRAAVGVVQQLRSDVMDAALRQPLSEFDTQPVGQLISRVTNDTEVIRDLYVTVVATVLRSAALIGAMLVAMFSLDWRMALVAIAIFPAVLIVMMIYQRYSTPIVRRVRAWLADINDGFNEVINGMGVIQQFRQQARFGERMREASYAHYLARMQTLRLDGFLLRPLLSLFSSLILCGLLMLFGFSSSGTIEVGVLYAFISYLGRLNEPLIELTTQQSMLQQAVVAGERVFELMDKPRQAWGDDNEPLRSGAVSIDHVSFAYRDDSLVLQDINLDIPSRSFVALVGHTGSGKSTLASLMMGYYPLTQGEIRIDGRPLSSLSHSALRQGIAMVQQDPVVLADTFYANVTLGRDISEEQVWEALEAVQLAELAREMSNGIYTQLGEQGNNLSVGQKQLLALARVLVDTPQVLILDEATANIDSGTEQAIQQALARVREHTTLVVIAHRLSTIVEADTILVLHRGQAVERGNHQQLLAAKGRYWQMYQLQLAGEELAASAQEESLIA; encoded by the coding sequence GTGCGTAGTTTCACTGAACTCTGGCCAACGCTTAAGCGCCTGCTGGCCTACGGCTCCCCGTGGCGTAAACCGTTGATGTTAGCAGTTGCCATTATGTGGATTGCAGCGGTGGCGGAGGTTAGCGGTCCGCTGCTGATTAGCTACTTTATCGACAATATGGTGGCGAAGAATTCGCTGCCGTTGAAGCTGGTTAGCGGTCTTGCCGCCGCCTACATTGGTCTGCAGCTCCTTGCCGCGGGTCTGCACTACTGCCAGGCGCTGCTGTTTAACCGCGCGGCGGTCGGCGTGGTTCAGCAGCTGCGCAGCGACGTGATGGATGCCGCCCTGCGCCAGCCGCTCAGCGAATTTGATACGCAACCGGTCGGCCAGCTTATCTCACGGGTGACCAACGATACCGAAGTGATTCGCGATCTGTACGTGACCGTCGTGGCGACCGTACTGCGTAGCGCTGCCTTAATTGGCGCGATGCTGGTGGCGATGTTCAGCCTTGACTGGCGAATGGCGCTAGTGGCGATCGCTATTTTCCCGGCGGTGCTGATTGTGATGATGATTTATCAGCGTTACAGCACGCCTATCGTCAGGCGGGTCCGCGCGTGGCTGGCGGATATCAACGACGGCTTCAATGAAGTAATTAACGGCATGGGCGTCATCCAGCAGTTCCGCCAGCAGGCGCGGTTCGGCGAACGGATGCGCGAGGCCAGCTATGCGCACTATCTGGCGCGGATGCAAACTCTGCGTCTTGATGGCTTCCTGCTGCGCCCGTTGCTGAGCCTGTTCTCTTCATTAATTCTCTGCGGTCTGCTGATGCTGTTTGGTTTCAGCAGCAGCGGAACGATCGAAGTCGGGGTGTTATATGCCTTTATTAGCTATCTTGGCCGCCTGAACGAGCCGCTTATCGAGCTCACCACCCAGCAGTCCATGCTGCAGCAGGCGGTGGTTGCGGGCGAGCGCGTTTTCGAACTGATGGACAAACCGCGTCAGGCGTGGGGAGACGATAACGAGCCGCTGCGCAGCGGTGCGGTTAGCATCGATCATGTCTCTTTTGCTTACCGCGACGATAGCCTGGTATTGCAGGATATCAATCTCGACATTCCGTCCCGCAGCTTTGTGGCGCTGGTCGGCCATACCGGGAGCGGTAAAAGCACCCTGGCCAGCCTGATGATGGGCTACTATCCGTTGACTCAGGGAGAGATTCGCATCGACGGTCGCCCGCTGTCGTCCTTAAGCCACAGCGCGCTGCGCCAGGGGATTGCGATGGTGCAACAGGATCCGGTGGTGCTGGCGGATACCTTTTATGCCAACGTCACTCTCGGTCGTGACATTAGCGAAGAGCAGGTCTGGGAGGCGCTGGAAGCGGTACAGCTGGCGGAGCTGGCGCGAGAAATGAGCAATGGGATTTATACTCAACTGGGCGAGCAGGGGAATAACCTCTCCGTTGGTCAGAAACAGCTGCTGGCGCTGGCGCGGGTGCTGGTTGATACGCCTCAGGTGCTGATTCTCGACGAGGCGACGGCTAATATCGATTCCGGTACCGAGCAGGCGATCCAGCAGGCTCTGGCCCGCGTGCGCGAGCATACGACGCTGGTGGTGATCGCGCATCGTTTATCGACCATTGTCGAGGCCGATACGATCCTGGTACTGCACCGCGGTCAGGCGGTAGAGCGTGGAAACCATCAGCAGCTGCTGGCGGCGAAAGGCCGCTACTGGCAGATGTATCAGCTGCAGCTGGCCGGCGAAGAGCTGGCCGCCAGCGCGCAGGAAGAGTCGCTTATCGCCTGA
- a CDS encoding YbaY family lipoprotein yields the protein MKFAYMLSAIAVAATLSACANNHSSNAANQAAPDPYGIASLSSSQQQPNVSGTISIRQRVALPPDAILTVTLSDASLADAPAHVLSQKAVRTEGKQAPFNFVLPYNQAQIQPNARILLSAAITVNGQLMFITDTVQPVINQGGNRADLLLVPVQQTAVPVANNTVPVAQ from the coding sequence ATGAAATTTGCCTATATGTTAAGTGCTATAGCCGTAGCGGCTACGTTGTCTGCCTGTGCGAATAACCACAGCAGCAATGCGGCGAACCAGGCGGCGCCCGATCCTTATGGCATTGCTTCACTAAGCTCCTCGCAGCAGCAGCCTAACGTCTCCGGGACGATCTCTATTCGACAGCGCGTGGCGTTACCGCCGGACGCAATATTGACCGTAACCCTCTCGGATGCGTCTTTGGCCGATGCGCCAGCCCACGTGCTGTCGCAAAAAGCGGTCAGGACGGAAGGGAAGCAGGCGCCGTTTAACTTTGTTCTGCCCTATAACCAGGCGCAAATCCAGCCTAACGCCCGTATTCTGCTCAGCGCGGCAATTACCGTTAACGGTCAGCTAATGTTTATTACTGATACCGTACAGCCGGTGATTAACCAGGGCGGTAATCGTGCCGATCTGCTCCTGGTGCCGGTTCAGCAAACGGCGGTACCGGTGGCAAATAACACCGTTCCCGTGGCGCAATAA
- a CDS encoding PLP-dependent cysteine synthase family protein, translated as MNSAWVKHAISEINADYQRSADTHLIRLALPEFPGIQLYLKDESTHPTGSLKHRLARSLFLYGLCNGWINEGTTIIESSSGSTAVSEAYFARLLGLPFIAVMPSCTAKRKIEQIEFYGGRCHFVDSACEIYAASETLARELNGHYMDQFTFAERATDWRGNNNIADSIFRQMSHEPHPQPSYIVMSAGTGGTSATIGRYIRCQGYDTQLMVVDPQNSVFMDYWQSRDASLRSPVGSKIEGIGRPRVEPSFIPDVVDEMLRVPDAASVATALWLETLLGRKVGASTGTNMWGVLQLAVRMRAEGRTGSIVTLLCDSGDRYMESYYNPLWVAANIGDISPWQAQITEMLQAE; from the coding sequence ATGAACAGCGCCTGGGTAAAACACGCAATTAGTGAAATTAATGCCGATTATCAGCGTTCCGCCGACACGCATCTTATTCGTCTGGCATTACCGGAGTTCCCCGGGATCCAGCTCTATCTGAAAGATGAAAGCACTCATCCTACCGGTAGCCTGAAGCATCGCCTTGCCCGCTCGCTGTTTCTCTACGGCCTGTGCAACGGCTGGATCAACGAAGGGACGACAATTATCGAATCCTCTTCCGGCTCAACCGCCGTCTCTGAAGCCTACTTTGCCCGTCTTCTAGGTCTGCCATTTATCGCCGTTATGCCCTCTTGTACGGCAAAGCGTAAAATTGAACAAATTGAGTTTTACGGCGGTCGCTGCCATTTCGTCGACAGCGCCTGTGAAATCTATGCCGCCTCGGAAACGCTGGCGCGCGAGCTGAACGGCCATTATATGGATCAGTTTACCTTTGCCGAACGGGCTACCGACTGGCGGGGAAACAACAATATTGCCGACAGTATCTTCCGTCAGATGAGCCATGAGCCGCATCCGCAGCCGTCGTATATCGTGATGAGCGCCGGCACCGGCGGTACTTCGGCGACTATCGGGCGCTACATTCGCTGCCAGGGTTATGATACGCAGCTGATGGTCGTTGATCCGCAAAACTCCGTGTTTATGGACTACTGGCAGAGCCGCGACGCCAGCCTGCGCAGCCCGGTCGGGAGCAAAATTGAGGGCATTGGCCGCCCGCGCGTCGAACCTTCTTTTATCCCCGATGTGGTTGATGAGATGCTGCGAGTGCCGGATGCCGCCAGCGTCGCCACCGCCCTATGGCTGGAAACGCTGCTCGGACGTAAGGTCGGCGCCTCCACCGGCACCAATATGTGGGGAGTTCTACAGCTGGCCGTACGGATGCGTGCTGAAGGACGCACCGGATCTATCGTCACGCTGCTGTGCGACAGCGGCGACCGTTATATGGAAAGCTACTACAACCCGCTATGGGTAGCGGCCAATATTGGCGATATCTCTCCATGGCAGGCGCAAATTACCGAAATGCTGCAAGCAGAATAA
- the tesB gene encoding acyl-CoA thioesterase II, which yields MSQALSNLLALLNLEKIEEGLFRGQSEDLGLRQVFGGQVVGQALYAAKETVPAERLIHSFHSYFLRPGDSQKPIIYDVEVLRDGNSFSARRVAAVQNGKPIFYMTASFQAPEPGYEHQKPMPSAPAPHGLPSETDIARKLAHLLPPLVKEKFLNDKPLEIRPVEFHNPLKGHVAEPARQVWIRANGAVPEDIRIHQSLLGYASDFNFLPVALQPHGVGFLEPGMQVATIDHSMWFHRPFNINEWLLYSVESTSASSARGFVRGEFYTQDGTLVASTVQEGVMRNRNA from the coding sequence ATGAGTCAGGCATTAAGCAATCTGCTGGCATTGTTAAATCTGGAAAAAATTGAAGAGGGATTGTTTCGCGGACAGAGCGAAGATTTGGGCTTACGTCAGGTTTTTGGCGGCCAGGTGGTTGGTCAGGCGCTATATGCTGCCAAAGAGACCGTCCCCGCCGAACGCCTGATCCACTCATTCCACAGCTACTTTCTACGTCCGGGCGATAGCCAGAAACCTATCATCTATGATGTTGAAGTGCTGCGCGACGGCAACAGCTTTAGCGCCCGTCGGGTTGCGGCAGTGCAGAACGGTAAGCCGATTTTCTATATGACCGCCTCTTTCCAGGCGCCGGAGCCGGGCTACGAGCATCAAAAACCGATGCCGTCAGCGCCTGCGCCGCACGGTTTACCCTCGGAGACGGATATCGCCCGTAAGCTGGCGCATCTGCTTCCGCCGCTGGTCAAAGAGAAATTTCTCAACGATAAACCGCTGGAGATTCGCCCGGTAGAATTCCACAACCCGCTGAAAGGTCATGTGGCGGAACCCGCGCGCCAGGTCTGGATCCGCGCCAACGGCGCTGTTCCGGAAGATATCCGTATTCATCAGTCTCTGCTGGGCTACGCTTCTGACTTTAATTTCCTGCCCGTAGCTCTGCAGCCCCACGGCGTAGGCTTTCTGGAACCGGGTATGCAGGTTGCCACTATCGATCACTCAATGTGGTTCCATCGCCCGTTCAATATCAACGAATGGCTGCTTTACAGCGTAGAAAGCACCTCGGCCTCCAGCGCACGAGGCTTTGTACGCGGCGAATTCTACACTCAGGACGGCACGCTGGTCGCTTCTACAGTGCAGGAAGGCGTGATGCGTAATCGTAACGCATAA